The genomic interval ttacacacacacgctaacacacgctctcacacacacacacacacacacgctcacacacacactcacacacacacacacacgcttacacacacacacacgctaacacacacacacacacacacacacacacacacacacacacacactcactcactcactcacacacacacacacacacacacacacacacacacacacacacacacacacacacacacacacacacacacacacacacacacacacacacacacacatacacacacacacacacacaggtgtgttcAGGTTCCACAATGCTCAGAGGATGGGCGGAGACGTGGTATCCGTAGTGTAGCGGTTTACGGTGCTCTGGATTGTGTCACCAATGGTCCAAGTAGGCCCGGTTTGGGATGCCTCAGAGGTCCCGCTCTGTCGTTGTAAATGGCTCCAGGACTGGACAGTCTGCAGAGGTTGTGGTTCCGTGTGGTTCTGCTGACCCGTCTGGTTCCGTCCCCCAGGGCTGTCTCGGGTTGCTGCTGACCGGGGAGGCCGCGGGGCAGTACCTGGAGAGCGCTCTGAAACTCAACATGTCCTTCTTCGGCCCCACTGACACCCACACAGCGTTCAGGTACGTTGATCATCACCACGCACCCCTTCATACACCTGGGACTGAAAGGCAAGAaggattccctgaaccaatcagagaaatGATGTCCGGATTGGTCAGCAATGAGCAGGGAGTGGTCGGCTCATGAAGAGGCAGGCAGTCACCTCCACACAGATGTTCTCATAGTGCACTTCGGACACTAATGGACAGCTATGCTCTTTCTAACAAATAACCCTCAAATTAAAGCCCTTAAATCCTCCCTACAGCTCCTTTAACAGAGCAACAGCGTTGTCTTTTGTTTATCTTGGATGGGTTTAAACCCCCTGGTGAGTCACTGAAAGCCTTCTCCCGTtgtcaccccctcctccagtcAGCACCTGCTGTCCCAGTGGCTGTGCAGTAAAGGGGACTACCGCTCCGCCATGAGCCACGAGAAGGAGGCCCAGGCGGCATACTCTGCCATGGTCAGTACCTGACCTACCCCTACCCCTGCCTTCCCCTCTGGTGCACGAGGCTGTCTGTCGGCCCGTCTGTCGGCGTGTCTGTCTCTGGCGCTCATAGTCCTGTTCTCCCTCAGTTCGGCGAGGACCACAAACAGACCAAGTGCAGCGCAGAGTTCCTGCGCACCATTACCCAGCAGGCCGTGCGGGTGGAGCGCAGCCGAAGGGAGGCGCCCGACGTGACGGAGCCGGCGGCGGAGGTGAGGGCGCCCGCTTCGTCCGGTGACACGTGGTTTTGTTTGAGCTAACGAGGCGCTAACAGGTGCTaacacccctgaccccccccccccccccccaacagggcCTGAAGCCGTCCTCAGAGACCGTTCTGGAACAGCTGGCGCTACTCACAGGGATCAGGAAGAACGCAGAGAGGTGAGCAGTTAACCGCAGCTGAGATACCAAACGTGTTCCGTTATGGGGGCGGCGTGgggctcagggggtagagcgggttggctgggcaccgggaggttgctagttcgatccccggctcctcctcgctgagtgtccctgagcgagacgcctcaccctgactgctcctgaccagctggctgtcgccttgcgtggttgaccccgccgtcggtgtgtgaatgtgcgcatgaatgggtgaatgttgggcagtattgtacagcactttgagtggccactggttagaaaagcgctgtatagaTGCAGTCCATCTGCATCTAGGATGGTTATTGAATTGTTATTATGCTATTAAGAAAAAATGGATGCATTGTTCATGGATGATGTTTTGATTTGTAGCAATAGGCTCCAGGAATTCAAGAAGAGGTTCTGGGAGATGAAGCTGGCGGAGGCCACAGAGAAGGTGAAGGTCATCAACGAGAGACTGGTCAGCGCCAAGAccaagagggaaggagagagcacGCCTGCAGGGGCGGCAGGAGCAGAAGCAGAGGAGACGCCTGCAGGGGcggcaggagcagcagcaggaggagaaggagcagctggagcagcTGTGTGCCTGGAGAACGGGGACGGTGGAGCAGAACATCCCGAGGAGGCTCTGCCCAGTGGGGGACAGGAGATCCGGCCCGCGGAGGAACCCTCGGAGGAGAACCGTCCCAGTGCGGCCGTCAACGGTCTACCAGAGGAGCGCTCTGCACCGGGGGaaccagagcagcaggagacggagagagaggtggagctcCACGCAACCATGAACGGAGGTCCAGACGTCAAGGGCGATGACACCCACCACAAAGAAacggagacgggggagacggttCGTCCGTCCGAGGGGATGGTGAACggagaagaggaggtgaagagggCAGGCTCACACGAGGAGACCAACGGTGTGAATGGAGTCCacgacgacgacgaagacgGAGACGACACCGACCTATCAGGGCTCGAGAAGAGGAAAGAGCACTTGGTGGAGGTCAACGCAAAGTCCACCAAAGCCAACGAAGCGGTCGTCAACGCCGTCATCGTCGTCAACGGAGGGGCGGGGAACGGCGTGGTGGTGAACGGCGCCCCCGaagagtgaagggagtgtcgTGTTAAAGCTTTTACTAATGTCTCGGGGTGGAATCAAAGGTATCTTCAGCTGGTACAGAAACGTGGAGATGAGTGTTTTGTACCCAACTGCTCGATGAAGAGGGGACAGAACCGGTTACATGGGGAGAGGGACTTACTTCTTAGGGAAACGTTTTCTTCCGATAATAAAACATTCTGCTGTTAAATAAAGATTTTAAAAGAGAGACGGTACTCTGGGTGCTTCTTTCAAACatggccctgacacacacacaggcacacgcgcacacacacacacacacacagtttagagTAGAAGCAATGTTGACATTGCTAATCAAGTTGAGGTTGACAATATCAAGATTTTATGCTACAGTATTGAAAGtaaagatgaacacacacaaaacagattAATAAACTACCTTAGTATAAACATTGAGTTTaatgtacataaaataaaaaatacaatcatTCTCCAGTTCCTCCCCTCCTAGTAAGCTCCTCCCCtgttcctcagctcctcctcctcctcccctcctctcagctcctcctctcctctcagctcctcctcctccccccctcctcctcctcctcctcctctcctctcagctcctcctctcctcctctcagctcctcctcctcctcctcctcctcctcagctcctcctcctcctctcagctcctcctcctctcctctcagctcctcctcccctcctctcagctcctcctcctcctcttcctccccctcagctcctcctcctcctcctctcagctcctcctcccctcctctcagctcctcctcccctcctctcagctcctcctcctcctcctcctctcctcagctcctcctcctccccctcagctcctcccctcctctcagctcctcctcctcctcctccccctcagctcctcccctcctctcagctcctcctccgctcctcctccccctcctcctcctcctcctcctcagctcctcctcccctcctctcctcagctcctcctcctcctcagctcctcccctgctcctcctcctcctcctcctcctcctctcagctcctcctcccctcctctcagctcctcctcctcctctcagctcctcctcccctcctctcagctcctcctcccctcctctcagctcctcctcctcctcctcctcagctcctcccctgctcctcctccctccgtaTGATCTCCAGGTCGGGGCAGTGTTCGTACCGCGGCTCGGCGGCCTCGGCccaggtgcattgtgggagttgGCTGAGGCGGCCGGGGGGGAAGGTGATGAGCGCCGTGTCGTTGAAGACGTCCAGCAGGCGTGGCGGGCAGCGCAGCGGCCGCTCCTCGCACAGCGCCACCgcctggtggaggaagaggtagTCCCGGCGCAGCTCCCGCTCCACcgtcctgagggggggggggggggggggggggggggggaggaggaggaggaggaggagggggaagaagaagaagaagaggactGCATTAAACAGGATTTTAAACACTGTACAACTAGTGGCTTTTATACACCCATTCCCCCATTCATACTCTTATTCATACACGCCAATCATTCAGCCAATTaacccattcattcacatattcatgcacccattcattcacatatTCACACAACCATTAATTCAACCCATTCATAAACCAGAAGCAGCAACTACTGCATACatacacccattcattcacttaTTCATACAACCATTaacccattcattcacccactcaatcacccattcatccacccattcataaacccatacattcattcatacacCAGATGCagcgtcagccatgcaaggaaacagccagctggtcaggagcagtcagggttaggtgtcttgctgaGGGACACCTTGttcagggatcgaaccagcaaccttcggGTTGCCAGGTGATCAGGTCTACCTCTTGAGGTACTGTCATCCACCCTGGACTGTTAACGATCAGTTAGTACATGGCCTACTTCATTGAACAACGTGTACAGCTGTAGTGTACACACCTCTCCTGGATGCCAGAGAAGCTGTTCCCTATGATGGTCAGCAGAGGtaacctttctctctcccagttCCTCCACAGCAGGTTGTTGTAAAGCGCTTTCCCACAATGCATCAGATAGAAGATGGTCGGCCTCTTCGTCAATCGCTTCCCCTCCTTAGAACAAGAATTATTACACACCGATGTGATAGAGCATTAACAAGCAACACATACTGAATATTATGTACGATTATGGAACCCCATGTAATAAcacagggttaaggttagggatagggttaggggttaaggttaggagttaaggttagggatagggttaggggttaaggttagggatagggttaggggttaaggttagggatagggttaggggttaaggttagggataggggtaaaggttagggatagggttaggagttaaggttagggataggggttaaggttagggataggggttaaggttagggatagggttaggggttaaggttagggataggggttaaggttagggataggagttaaggttagggatagggttaggggttaaggttagggatagGGGTTAAgattagggatagggttaggggttaaggttagggatagCGGTaaaggttagggatagggttaggagttaaggttagggatagggttagggttaggggttaaggttagggataggggttaaggttagggttaggggttaaggtTGGGAtaggggttaaggttagagatagggttaggggttaaggttagggatagggttaggggttaaggttagggttaggggttaaggttagggataggggtaaaggttagggatagggttaggagttaaggttagggatagggttaggggttaaggttagggataggggttaaggttagggatagggttaggtgttaaggttagggatagggttaggggttaaggttagggataggggttaaggttagggatagggataggggttaaggttagggatagggttaggagttaaggttagggatagggttaggggttaaggttagggttaggggttaaggttagggattaaggttagggataggggttaaggttagggatagggttaggggttaaggttagggatagggttagggccaTAATAGAATTAAGGTTAGGaatagggtaagggttaaggttagagGTTAAGGTTatgattagggttaggggttggggttagaatagggttaggggtaaaggttagggatagggttaggggttaaggttagggatagggttagggccaTAATATAATTAAGGTTAGGaatagggtaagggttaaggttaggggttaaggttatgattagggttaggggttggggTTAGAATAGGGTTAGGGGTAAGTTTTGGTTAAGCTTTGGTTAAGCTGTTCCATAATGTAATGACGTATAAAGTATGCCCCGGTATCTCCTCACACCCTGCGTACCTCGTTCTCGGTGAGAACCGAGAGATCCAGTTCTCGGAGcacctccttctctcctgcCGAGAACACGGGATCAAACACCCAGCACAGCCGAGGGGGGATCTACAGAGAAGGTCATGTGACACGATGCGCATCAAACCGGTTCCGCAAGACAAGTCGCAGCACTGATTAAAGGAGGTGGTGAATCCCCAACACCGACCTGAGAACATTCCAACTGGCTCTCGTTCAAGGACGTCGTAAAATAGTATCAGGTGTTGAATTTGTCGTTAGAACGTGTATACTGATCAATAAAGTTGGACTGACTTTTAAGTACACGTTGGCTTCTGGCTCAAACTTATGAACGCTGTCTCTTAGTGTAAATCATATAATATTGTTTCAAAGGAAAGCCTTTCTGGTTTGGGGTGGATGAAGCAGTACTGAATGggactgtgttgtgtgtgagatCCAACGGCAACAAGGGGACCCCCTGCTTGATCTGACCTCCAGAgcctcaagcagcagcagcatcatggCCAGCTGGTAGCGTGCTGAGacgcaggaggagaaggaacccAGGCCGTAGCAGACACACTCCAGCCCGGGAGCTGTCGTGCCAACGCTGCCTTCCTCCTGCTGGTCCACAGGTAGCTCAGGGGCGCCACCATCTGGTGAAGGTGCTGCGGCGGTCGCTGAGCTCGACAACAACCGCTCTGAGGGGACGGGTTCAGTCACATGTTTTCATTGTGTCTCCACCAATCAGTTTAATTTTGACGAGGCTGATCAACTTGTATTTTCATGATAAATAACGTAATCTTACTCACTTTTCCAATCAAGCCAAAAGTCTTCACATCTCAACTCAGACCTACagaagagggttagggtggaTTTATTACATGGGCTTGTGGTGGAAGTGATTGGAGGACTGTGGGCACATTTGATtccctttatatatatatatatcaatgtgACTTATTATACTCACATGGTTTCTCTTATCCGCAGAAGGGTTTTGTTGGTATTGAACTCATCCTGACAACATCCCTGATCCTGGGGGGTCAGGCTCACCTGTGGCGCCTTGGACCTCCGCGGggttcccttcctcctccgggCCACCTGCCACTCCTCCGCCTTCTCACTCATACCTccaaacacattcacattcagtCACATCTGTGTTGTCATGCGTTCACACGTTCAGCAACAGAGGGGCGATTACTTATTGTAGAACTCGGGTCGGACCGCCTTCAGTGTAGCACATGTCGTTACTCTTCCGGTTGAGCAGACGTCAACCGGAAGTGGTCGTGCTGGTGTCGTTAGCCGCGATAACAAACCCTCGTTTATCGTGTAAAGTGATAAACTAAGACATTTATACGCCGGATAAGGCGAGGATTCAGGTGAATAACGTTGCACTACTCTGTCCGTTTATCATCAACCTCCTATGCGCATTAATGTCTCAAGTGGTGCTTATTTAGCCTCATGTGTTCAATAATGTGGACGTTACTCCACCAGACTCTTAACTTATTTACTTTCATtacattataattaataattatccACTACTGATGACGATCAATAATCGGGTTTAATTATAGTACATGTGCATGTACTGATTGTTGTATGATTTCAACACTTTGCCGCTTGTATTCATGTAACATTAACGTCATTCGCCCTCATCGTGTGctgtaatattatataaataatataaaataatacctTGGCATTTCCGATCTCCAGGCAGTCTCGCCATGTCCATGTCCCACCTGTACGGTCGGAGGACCGAGGAGGACGAcggggtggagatggagagcTTTGAGGTGACGGACTGGGACCTGGCCAACGAGTTCAACCCGGAGCGGCGCCGCCACCGGCAGACCAAGGACCAGGCGACCTACGGGATCTGGGCCGACCGGGACTCCGACGACGAGGGGGAAAGGCCCAGTTTCGGGGGCAAGAAGTAAGTCAGGCTTTGAGCCACCATTTGATCCGAAATTGCTTGAACGGATACTGTAGCCTGACACGATGAAACGCAGGGATGTATGCTGTGCGTCTTCACATATTCAGCGTACACAAGTCATGGAAAGTGTGTGGATCGGAGTGGAGGCATGAAGTAAGTCACGCTTTGACCCATCATCCCATCACGAATGGCTCAAGCAGATACTGTAGCCTGACACGACACATGTATGTTGTGTCTTTACATTCAGCGTGCAGCACTGATCATGGAAATTACGTCTGCTGAAATACAAACTAAAACATCAACGCAAAAGTAAAGTTAGGAGTAATCTTGATGTGtagaacaatatatatatactgtacttcTGACTGTCCATAATCTATGACGAATTGGTTCCCATACTGTCGGGTTTCCCCTTCAGGTCCAAGGACTACACGGCCCCGGTGAACTTCATCAGCGCCGGTCTGAGGAAGAGCGCCgcggaggagaagaagcagcAACAGAAGGACCCCGAGGACTCAGAGGAGTCGGATGATGGaggctctgctcctcctcctcctcctccgccttcaTCACGCCGGGCGGCACCTAAAAAACTTCAGACGGTATTTGTATAATTCACATGTTTACATCGTTATACATATGTTGATGTAATGTTTAACTTTGCTGCAAGAGTTGTGATTTTAATTTGATTGTCTACTTCAGAAAATGATTCATTGTGATTGGACGTTGTCATTTGACTTCAGAGTTGAATCAGCAGTGGCATAGGTTTCAGTGGAATGGTGAACAATTTAACAGTATGCAGTATGCTGTCCCTGTGTATCTATTCTGCGTAATGTACAAACACGACCATAttctgtttttatgttctttaaTAATTCTCTCTTTTCTCGAACTGCCTACTTGTTAGTTTAATTCAGTGACCCCGGTAAAACACAACTCTTTTTCCAGGGAGAAAATTTCCGTGGGAACCAACCCCAACGGTTTGCCGGAGGCGTGCGGACAGGACAGGACATCGGGAACTGGGAGAAGCACACCAAGGGGATCGGACAGAAGCTCCTGCAGAAGATGGGCTACCAGCCTGGCAAAGGCCTGGGGAAGAACGCTCAAGGTGTGCGGGTCTTATGAGACCAGCGTTTAGACAGcgtttaaaggggacatgttATATCCCTAAGGTGTGAGTGTTTAGCCATTAGtgttagccgttacaagctgttttgaaaatgtgcagcttctgacaccacaggtgggcgtgtccgtctagatgtgtgctggatagatcagtctgccagcctatccggtggactgtagcaaacgactcatctatccgtcacacatctaggtggacacgcccacctgtgatgtcagaagctgcacattttcaaaacggctaatcccactcacacctggtggtataatatgtcacctttaagataTAAACGGCAACACATTGAAGTGATAGCCTGACATGGCGCTTTGTCGCTGCAGGGATCATCAACCCCATCGAGGCCAAGGTGCGGAAGGGTAAGGGCGCGGTCGGGGCGTACGGCAACGAGCGCACCCAGCAGAGCCTCAAGGACTTCCCCAAGGTGGACtcggaagaagaggaggagaaggtacgTCTTCATCATTTAAACTAATAACACTTCAATGAAAGATGCTCTGATACCTAATGGCTATTGGCTACTCTACTCTGTCCAGCGGTTGTTTCCTAACCGGCGTGCGCTGCTCCCTCCTGAGTCTTGGAGGGAAGCGTCCGCTGTCAGAGCCTAACCGCAgggttcctctctcctccaggagtTCCAGAAGGAGCTGGGCCAGTGGCGGCGGGACCCGGCCGGGAAGAAGAAGCCCAAGTACTCGTTCAGGACGGTGGACGAGCTGAAGGCCAAAGGCAAGCTGGCCGGACGCAGCGCCGGGACC from Gadus morhua chromosome 11, gadMor3.0, whole genome shotgun sequence carries:
- the srrd gene encoding SRR1-like protein, producing the protein MSEKAEEWQVARRRKGTPRRSKAPQVSLTPQDQGCCQDEFNTNKTLLRIRETMSELRCEDFWLDWKKRLLSSSATAAAPSPDGGAPELPVDQQEEGSVGTTAPGLECVCYGLGSFSSCVSARYQLAMMLLLLEALEIPPRLCWVFDPVFSAGEKEVLRELDLSVLTENEEGKRLTKRPTIFYLMHCGKALYNNLLWRNWERERLPLLTIIGNSFSGIQERTVERELRRDYLFLHQAVALCEERPLRCPPRLLDVFNDTALITFPPGRLSQLPQCTWAEAAEPRYEHCPDLEIIRREEEQGRS